A DNA window from Spirochaetota bacterium contains the following coding sequences:
- a CDS encoding PAS domain S-box protein: protein MDRIQGRYKLIIISILVVFCLSLVTVFYGILHVNTVITHFFYIPIIMASLWWGRRGIAVAVFLALSLVAAHLLMARYYPTVDDYVRAFMFIVLSVVVALQSERISRTQERMRHFNLVVRSIRDINHLITKEKDLRKLIGGICEKLIKNRSYNYAWIALTDENSRMVWTAEAGLGESFRPVEEMLQKGTMPLCARRFDREPGVIKTGDPSVDCAGCPLSSLYAEQGKMTIGINPGGRIRGILSVSIPEDLIGDHDEQVLFEEIADDIEYALGGIELRDEHENTLEEFKESEERFRSIIENAPFGYYRVDTGGFFEYVNPEWERMLGISRDDIIGRHFGVVHPGEGRRQMENETGRVLRGETVRGEFGMVRKDGTMIYQTYYSQPLYHHGGIVGAEGFLNDITERKSAELALRRSRRMLSQIIEGSPIPAFVIDEEHRVTHWNRACEILTGFSSEEMVGTRRQWEPFYPEKFPTLADIIISDRLGQEGAGQFDGEFKESHVLEDARVAERFFPSLGKRGKWLSMTAAVLREAEGNITGAIETIQDVTERKKAEDEKIRAYTELEQIFNSTPVGMRVIDRNHVILHLNRRFMDMFDLDARHFARSGQADWDREILKADRVLMKRILSGKRYVEYEIRTVVNDEEAVFIVHASPYFSKEGNVIGMIENFTNITEMRNLQNGIMRIAEIERQRIGQDLHDGLGQNLTAVTFLIEALKEKTAERFKVGIPDIENIETMIRDAIVQTRSLSRMLSPVEMEKNGLRSALDEMAASTEKIFHVSCKVYQDGNFFVNDNQAATHLFYIAREAVTNSIKHGKAGSIHIHLVANSQMLRIVIQDDGVGAHEKKNTGLGLRIMRYRAGIIGADFHAGNREHGGFEVRVQMKP, encoded by the coding sequence ATGGACAGGATACAAGGCCGTTACAAGCTTATCATCATCTCTATCCTGGTTGTGTTCTGCCTGTCTCTCGTCACCGTTTTTTACGGCATTCTCCATGTCAATACCGTTATTACGCATTTTTTTTATATCCCCATCATTATGGCTTCCCTCTGGTGGGGCAGGAGGGGGATTGCGGTCGCGGTTTTCCTGGCGCTGTCCCTTGTCGCCGCCCACCTCCTCATGGCGCGCTACTATCCGACCGTCGACGATTATGTAAGGGCCTTCATGTTCATTGTCCTCTCCGTCGTGGTCGCCCTGCAGAGCGAGCGCATCAGTCGGACCCAGGAGCGCATGCGGCACTTCAACCTAGTGGTCCGGTCGATCCGCGACATCAACCACCTCATAACAAAGGAGAAGGACCTCCGAAAACTAATCGGCGGGATATGCGAAAAACTGATTAAGAACCGCAGCTATAATTACGCGTGGATAGCCCTGACCGATGAGAACTCGCGCATGGTGTGGACGGCCGAGGCCGGACTCGGCGAATCCTTCCGCCCCGTTGAAGAGATGCTCCAGAAAGGGACGATGCCCCTGTGCGCCCGCCGCTTCGATAGGGAGCCGGGCGTTATAAAGACCGGGGACCCGTCGGTTGATTGCGCAGGGTGTCCCCTTTCGTCGCTTTACGCCGAACAGGGAAAGATGACCATCGGCATCAATCCCGGCGGGCGCATCAGGGGGATCCTCTCCGTTTCCATCCCCGAAGACCTGATCGGGGACCACGATGAGCAGGTCCTGTTCGAGGAAATCGCCGACGACATCGAGTATGCCCTGGGCGGCATTGAGCTCCGTGACGAGCACGAGAACACCCTGGAGGAGTTCAAGGAAAGCGAAGAGCGGTTCCGCTCCATCATCGAGAACGCGCCCTTCGGCTATTACCGCGTCGACACGGGCGGTTTCTTCGAATACGTCAACCCGGAATGGGAGCGCATGCTCGGCATTTCGCGCGACGATATCATCGGGAGGCATTTCGGTGTCGTCCATCCCGGGGAGGGGAGGAGGCAGATGGAGAATGAGACCGGACGCGTCCTCCGGGGGGAGACAGTCCGGGGCGAGTTCGGCATGGTCCGCAAGGACGGCACCATGATCTACCAGACCTATTACAGCCAGCCCCTCTATCACCACGGCGGGATCGTGGGCGCTGAGGGGTTCCTCAATGACATCACCGAGCGGAAAAGCGCCGAGCTGGCGCTGCGGAGGAGCCGGCGCATGCTCTCCCAGATCATCGAGGGGAGCCCCATCCCCGCCTTCGTAATCGACGAGGAGCACCGCGTCACCCACTGGAACAGGGCCTGCGAGATACTCACCGGCTTTTCGTCGGAGGAAATGGTCGGGACGCGGCGCCAGTGGGAGCCCTTCTACCCCGAGAAGTTCCCCACCCTGGCCGACATCATCATATCCGACCGCCTGGGACAGGAAGGGGCGGGGCAGTTCGACGGAGAATTCAAAGAATCCCATGTCCTGGAAGACGCCAGGGTGGCGGAGCGGTTTTTCCCGTCCCTGGGGAAGCGCGGCAAGTGGCTCTCGATGACGGCGGCCGTCCTTCGGGAGGCCGAGGGGAACATCACTGGCGCCATCGAGACCATCCAGGACGTCACCGAGCGCAAAAAGGCGGAGGACGAAAAAATCAGGGCCTATACCGAGCTTGAGCAGATATTCAACTCCACGCCGGTGGGGATGCGCGTCATCGACCGGAACCACGTCATCCTACACCTGAACCGGCGCTTCATGGACATGTTCGACCTTGACGCGCGGCACTTTGCCCGGAGCGGCCAGGCCGACTGGGACCGGGAGATCCTCAAGGCCGACCGCGTGCTGATGAAGCGGATCCTGTCCGGTAAACGCTACGTGGAGTACGAGATCAGGACGGTCGTGAACGATGAAGAGGCCGTCTTCATCGTCCATGCGTCGCCCTACTTTTCCAAGGAAGGGAATGTCATCGGCATGATCGAGAACTTCACCAACATCACCGAGATGCGGAACCTCCAGAACGGCATCATGCGCATCGCCGAGATCGAGCGCCAACGCATCGGCCAGGACCTCCATGACGGCCTGGGGCAGAACCTCACGGCGGTCACCTTCCTCATCGAGGCGCTGAAGGAAAAGACGGCGGAGCGCTTCAAGGTGGGAATCCCGGATATCGAGAACATCGAGACCATGATCCGTGACGCCATCGTGCAGACGAGGAGCCTGTCGCGGATGCTGAGCCCCGTCGAGATGGAGAAGAACGGCCTCCGCTCCGCCCTGGACGAGATGGCGGCCTCGACGGAAAAAATCTTCCACGTATCGTGCAAGGTATACCAGGACGGCAATTTTTTCGTCAATGACAACCAGGCGGCCACGCACCTCTTTTACATTGCCCGGGAGGCGGTGACCAATTCCATCAAGCACGGAAAGGCCGGGAGCATTCACATTCATCTTGTCGCCAACAGCCAGATGCTCAGGATCGTGATACAGGACGACGGCGTGGGCGCCCATGAGAAGAAGAACACGGGCCTGGGCCTGCGCATCATGCGCTACCGCGCCGGTATCATCGGCGCCGATTTTCATGCCGGCAACCGCGAGCACGGCGGTTTCGAGGTCAGGGTGCAGATGAAGCCGTGA
- a CDS encoding iron-sulfur cluster assembly scaffold protein — protein sequence MEEKHVINETTGGIPAEEAIGGYSKKALEYITAPRNYGTLEKPDGHAKTTDHCGHTIEFFLKIRNKRIEGITYATDGCMTSHAVGSAATVLARGKTVKECAAISHEAILEHLGDMPEDAGHCAQQAVRTLNKALVDFLRGKKR from the coding sequence ATGGAAGAAAAGCACGTCATCAATGAAACAACGGGCGGCATTCCCGCTGAAGAGGCAATCGGCGGTTACTCAAAAAAAGCGCTAGAATACATAACCGCTCCGAGAAATTACGGGACACTCGAAAAACCGGACGGTCACGCCAAAACGACGGACCACTGCGGGCATACGATCGAGTTTTTTCTCAAAATACGAAACAAAAGAATAGAAGGGATCACCTATGCCACGGACGGCTGCATGACATCGCACGCGGTCGGCTCGGCCGCCACGGTACTGGCCAGGGGAAAAACCGTGAAAGAGTGCGCCGCGATCAGCCATGAGGCCATCCTGGAACATTTAGGCGACATGCCTGAAGACGCCGGCCATTGCGCCCAGCAGGCGGTCAGAACCCTCAACAAGGCCCTGGTCGATTTCTTGAGGGGAAAGAAAAGATAA